The following are from one region of the Deltaproteobacteria bacterium genome:
- a CDS encoding type II toxin-antitoxin system HicB family antitoxin: protein MKTLSYRILLRKEPEGGYTVIVPSLPGCVTYGDTIEEAIEMAKEAIELYIESLKEHGEEIPTEEGTLEYTLTVGAYA from the coding sequence ATGAAAACATTAAGCTACAGAATCCTGCTCAGAAAAGAACCTGAGGGCGGTTATACGGTGATAGTTCCCTCTCTTCCTGGCTGTGTAACCTATGGGGACACAATAGAAGAAGCGATAGAAATGGCAAAAGAAGCTATTGAGTTATACATAGAGAGCTTAAAGGAGCATGGTGAAGAGATACCAACGGAGGAAGGGACTTTGGAATATACTTTAACGGTAGGGGCTTATGCCTAA
- a CDS encoding IS1182 family transposase, protein MAKVLQPKLMYRVYIGDLVPENHFYRQLKDVLDLGFLYKLVEPLYGDCGQESIDPVVFFKLLLFSYLEDITSDRELVMRASDSLAVRFFLNYDIDEPLPWHSTISRTRRLLPAEVFTSVFESILSMCVEAGLVAGNHQSIDSTLVKANASIDHIEKRRPQLELKAHIEKTYRENPVEDRAIQEKGGPGDRQKPQLELLEAGPKGKKPLKGKSLSNREYFSPTDPDSRIAKKPGKIRDLYYLAGMAVDASFNVITTMDAYHADQKDSQTLIPLVDQIQDRLKGFGLKMESLAADAGYSSGENYKELEERAIEAFIPPHGRFIPERKGFSYDPQKDHYICSQGKILHYSSTDERHNLKRYLAKRSDCSHCPSKERCFGKGYQKKIEHTLYLEYYKRMQQRLMTRRAKKMARLRKIGPEPVFGTLIQHHSLSRVNARGINLAQKIFLLIASAYNLKKFLKYGLKKANSVRNRIGIPLSPSLSNLISFCQRAKNQLACLLTNFQATRLPAFSF, encoded by the coding sequence TTGGCAAAAGTGCTTCAGCCTAAACTCATGTATCGAGTCTACATCGGCGATCTTGTCCCTGAGAACCATTTCTACCGCCAGTTAAAAGATGTTCTAGATCTTGGATTTCTCTACAAGTTGGTCGAACCCCTCTATGGTGATTGTGGACAAGAGTCCATCGATCCTGTGGTCTTTTTCAAACTTTTGCTCTTTAGCTACCTGGAGGATATCACCTCTGATCGGGAGTTGGTGATGAGGGCCTCTGACTCTCTGGCGGTAAGGTTCTTTCTCAACTACGATATTGATGAACCACTGCCCTGGCACTCTACTATCTCCCGGACAAGGAGGCTTCTGCCTGCGGAGGTTTTTACCTCCGTCTTTGAGAGTATCCTGTCCATGTGTGTTGAGGCGGGCTTAGTAGCGGGTAATCATCAATCCATTGATTCTACCTTGGTCAAGGCCAACGCTAGCATAGATCATATCGAGAAAAGGAGGCCTCAGTTAGAGCTGAAGGCTCACATTGAGAAGACCTATCGGGAGAATCCGGTAGAGGATAGAGCCATCCAGGAGAAAGGGGGCCCTGGTGATAGGCAAAAGCCACAATTAGAGCTGTTGGAAGCCGGGCCCAAGGGCAAAAAACCCTTAAAGGGTAAATCCCTCAGTAACAGGGAGTACTTTAGCCCCACAGATCCAGACAGCCGAATAGCCAAGAAACCTGGTAAGATCAGAGACCTCTATTATCTGGCAGGTATGGCCGTGGATGCTAGCTTCAATGTCATCACCACCATGGATGCCTATCATGCGGATCAAAAAGACAGCCAGACCCTTATCCCCCTGGTGGATCAGATCCAGGATAGATTGAAGGGATTTGGTTTAAAGATGGAGAGCCTGGCTGCTGATGCTGGTTATTCATCAGGGGAAAACTATAAAGAATTGGAGGAAAGAGCAATAGAGGCCTTCATCCCTCCCCATGGCAGGTTCATCCCCGAGCGCAAGGGGTTTAGCTACGATCCCCAAAAGGATCACTACATCTGTTCCCAGGGTAAAATCCTGCACTACAGCTCCACAGATGAGAGACACAACTTAAAGAGGTATCTGGCCAAAAGATCTGACTGCAGCCACTGCCCCAGCAAAGAGAGGTGTTTTGGCAAGGGGTATCAGAAGAAGATAGAGCACACACTCTATCTTGAGTACTATAAGCGGATGCAGCAGAGGCTCATGACCAGAAGGGCCAAAAAGATGGCCAGGCTTCGCAAGATAGGGCCAGAGCCGGTCTTTGGCACGCTGATACAGCATCATAGTCTGAGCAGGGTTAATGCCAGGGGGATAAATCTAGCCCAAAAGATCTTTCTCCTAATAGCCTCGGCCTATAACCTGAAAAAGTTCCTCAAATATGGGCTCAAGAAGGCAAACTCAGTAAGAAACCGAATAGGGATACCGCTATCTCCATCCCTTTCCAACTTGATATCCTTTTGTCAAAGAGCAAAAAATCAGCTGGCTTGCCTATTGACCAATTTCCAGGCCACTCGGCTACCAGCTTTCAGTTTTTAG
- a CDS encoding type II toxin-antitoxin system HicA family toxin yields the protein MPKLPSLTPQKIIKVLEKKGFVLDRIKGSHHIYYHPEMKRRVVVPLHKRDLPKGTLLEILKQAGINKEELRELL from the coding sequence ATGCCTAAACTCCCTTCTCTTACTCCCCAGAAAATTATCAAGGTGCTTGAAAAGAAGGGATTTGTATTAGATAGGATTAAGGGAAGCCATCATATTTACTACCACCCGGAAATGAAAAGAAGAGTTGTTGTTCCCCTTCATAAAAGGGATTTACCAAAGGGAACGTTGCTCGAAATTTTGAAGCAAGCGGGTATAAATAAGGAGGAGTTAAGAGAGTTACTATGA
- a CDS encoding nucleotidyltransferase domain-containing protein has product MIGTQLNIQANKRKALDFFLKELLKTEARRSVARIVLFGSLLKGEAKQDSDIDLLVITTDSIREVSRACADASFETAMTTGEGVEPLVRCVDEARYPQSYFLYSILKGGREVYRMEEQELKRKEAQNYLDLASEYLDGSRANAQKGYFRIAVDAAYNACGGCGTTKN; this is encoded by the coding sequence ATGATCGGGACGCAATTGAATATCCAGGCGAACAAGCGAAAGGCGTTGGATTTTTTTCTAAAGGAGCTTCTAAAGACTGAGGCCAGGAGATCTGTTGCCAGGATCGTATTGTTCGGAAGTCTTTTGAAAGGCGAAGCAAAACAGGATAGCGATATTGATCTTTTGGTCATTACTACGGATTCCATTAGGGAAGTTTCAAGGGCCTGTGCTGACGCCTCTTTTGAGACAGCTATGACTACAGGCGAGGGTGTAGAGCCTCTGGTAAGGTGTGTGGATGAGGCCCGTTATCCCCAATCCTATTTCCTTTACTCCATCTTAAAAGGGGGGAGGGAGGTTTACCGCATGGAGGAACAGGAGTTGAAAAGAAAGGAGGCTCAAAACTACCTTGATCTTGCCTCAGAATATTTAGATGGTTCAAGGGCTAACGCCCAAAAGGGATATTTTCGAATTGCAGTAGATGCAGCTTATAACGCATGTGGTGGCTGTGGTACAACTAAAAACTGA